From the Acetobacter aceti genome, one window contains:
- a CDS encoding sarcosine oxidase subunit beta family protein, translating into MERFSALSLARKALGGHLGWKPQWRSVEQPKKAYDIIIVGGGGHGLGAAYYLAKQHGLRNIAVIERGWLAGGNTARNTTIIRSNYLFDESSSYYEHSLKLWENLSQELNYNVMFSQRGCLMVAHTVHDVQVFKRHVHANRLNGIDNEWLSAEEAKEFCPPLNISPNIRYPVLGASLQRRAGTARHDAVAWGFARAASDMGVDIIENCEVTGINRGPDGAVTGVETTKGTVNAKKVAVSAAGHSSVVMAMAGIRVPLQSNPLQALVSEPVKPAFPTIVMSNTIHAYISQSDKGEMVIGAGTDSYVSYTQRGGLHIPAETLAAICELFPMFRRLRMMRSWGGITDNTPDRSPITAKTSVPGLYVNCGWGTGGFKATPGAANLFAWTIAKNEPHPINAPFTIERFRDGVMIDEAAAAAVAH; encoded by the coding sequence ATGGAACGATTTTCTGCTCTTTCCCTGGCCAGGAAGGCTCTCGGTGGCCATCTGGGCTGGAAGCCGCAATGGCGCTCCGTCGAGCAGCCAAAGAAGGCTTATGATATCATCATTGTCGGCGGCGGCGGCCACGGACTCGGTGCGGCGTATTACCTCGCCAAACAGCATGGGCTGCGCAACATCGCCGTGATTGAGCGTGGCTGGCTGGCGGGTGGCAATACTGCCCGTAACACCACCATCATCCGCTCGAATTACCTGTTCGACGAAAGCTCCTCCTATTATGAGCACTCGCTGAAACTGTGGGAAAATCTCTCGCAGGAACTGAACTATAACGTCATGTTCAGTCAGCGCGGATGCCTGATGGTGGCGCACACCGTACATGACGTGCAGGTGTTCAAGCGCCACGTTCATGCCAATCGCCTGAACGGAATCGACAATGAGTGGCTGTCGGCGGAGGAGGCGAAGGAGTTCTGTCCGCCGCTGAACATCTCGCCGAACATCCGTTATCCGGTCCTTGGCGCTTCGCTCCAGCGTCGCGCCGGCACGGCCCGTCATGACGCCGTGGCGTGGGGCTTCGCCCGCGCCGCCAGTGACATGGGCGTGGACATCATCGAGAATTGCGAAGTGACCGGCATCAATCGTGGTCCGGACGGCGCTGTGACCGGCGTCGAAACCACGAAAGGCACGGTCAACGCGAAGAAGGTCGCTGTCTCGGCGGCGGGTCACAGTTCTGTGGTCATGGCTATGGCGGGCATCCGCGTGCCTCTGCAGAGCAATCCGCTTCAGGCCCTTGTCTCCGAGCCGGTGAAGCCTGCTTTCCCCACCATCGTCATGTCCAACACCATTCACGCCTATATCAGCCAGTCTGACAAAGGCGAGATGGTGATCGGCGCGGGCACGGACTCCTATGTGTCCTATACCCAGCGGGGCGGGCTGCATATTCCGGCCGAGACGCTCGCGGCGATCTGTGAGCTGTTCCCGATGTTCCGCCGTCTGCGCATGATGCGTTCGTGGGGTGGAATCACGGACAACACTCCGGATCGCTCGCCGATCACGGCGAAGACGTCGGTGCCGGGGCTTTACGTCAACTGCGGCTGGGGAACGGGCGGCTTCAAGGCGACGCCGGGTGCGGCGAACCTGTTTGCCTGGACCATCGCGAAGAACGAGCCACATCCGATCAATGCGCCCTTCACCATTGAGCGTTTCCGTGACGGCGTGATGATCGACGAAGCGGCGGCGGCGGCGGTGGCGCACTGA
- a CDS encoding glycosyltransferase family 4 protein, with amino-acid sequence MIVKKRKVGFLIQDMANLGGTERSASIIMNGLAESNDVYLIEAYSRGKSAFSLNDSIKSFSLFKSRKSLISAYILYVHKLYNLIKFMKLDVLVIVESTHALYGILATKMAGIRCIVWEHFNFNVDLGKKKRRVARYIAAKYADDIVVLTSRDREIWKEKTDAGDRITVIPNAIPDLNNIQYNKDARTVVAIGRLTFQKGFDHLLLIWDILKKDNPSNDWTLKIVGDGPEAVNLKCNSLKIPDVQFLPSQENVASIYKDAGIVVLTSRYEGLPMVLLEAASVGIPIVAYDCETGPGEIVEDNKTGYLIKPFDINGFASKLLTLMSDNNLREFFSHNAKESALKFSQTPIINQWQKILETPHSVSSFKQDDD; translated from the coding sequence GTGATTGTAAAAAAAAGAAAAGTTGGTTTTTTAATACAGGATATGGCTAATTTAGGCGGCACTGAACGTAGCGCTTCAATTATTATGAATGGACTAGCAGAATCGAATGATGTCTATCTCATTGAAGCCTATTCCAGAGGCAAGTCCGCTTTTTCATTAAACGATTCCATTAAATCATTCAGTCTATTCAAATCGAGGAAGTCTTTAATATCAGCATATATTTTATATGTTCATAAACTTTATAATTTAATAAAATTCATGAAGCTGGATGTTTTAGTCATTGTTGAAAGTACACATGCACTATATGGAATTCTTGCCACCAAGATGGCAGGAATAAGATGCATCGTATGGGAGCACTTTAATTTTAACGTCGATTTAGGAAAGAAGAAAAGGCGTGTTGCAAGATATATCGCTGCGAAATATGCCGATGATATAGTCGTTTTGACCAGTCGCGATCGAGAAATATGGAAAGAGAAGACAGATGCTGGCGATCGAATTACCGTTATCCCCAATGCAATACCAGATTTGAATAATATTCAGTATAATAAAGACGCAAGAACGGTTGTAGCGATTGGACGATTGACTTTCCAGAAAGGATTTGATCATCTTCTACTCATTTGGGATATCTTGAAAAAAGACAACCCGTCAAACGATTGGACATTAAAAATCGTAGGAGATGGACCAGAAGCGGTAAATCTGAAATGCAATTCATTAAAGATCCCTGACGTTCAATTCCTGCCTTCTCAGGAAAATGTAGCGTCTATTTATAAAGATGCCGGCATTGTAGTCTTAACGTCACGATATGAAGGGTTACCCATGGTCCTGCTTGAAGCAGCGAGTGTCGGTATTCCGATTGTGGCTTATGACTGTGAAACTGGTCCGGGTGAAATCGTTGAGGACAATAAAACCGGCTATCTGATTAAACCGTTTGATATAAATGGATTTGCCAGCAAGCTGCTAACTTTGATGAGCGACAACAATCTCAGAGAATTTTTTTCACATAATGCAAAAGAAAGTGCTCTAAAATTTTCTCAGACTCCGATAATAAACCAATGGCAGAAAATTCTGGAAACGCCCCACAGCGTGTCGTCATTTAAGCAGGATGATGATTGA
- a CDS encoding glycoside hydrolase family 32 protein, giving the protein MPDKKHSRSKPASPGRRAALSSLVTLGATGCLAGMAHAAETTGTPSTPTTPLPPKAPDHTHDAEPNASHPSPADQPGSALMHPATETPADTLYRPSVHFSPTTGFMNDPNGLVFDGTRYHLYYQYDPFAPYAGHVHWGHATSADLLHWQDQPIAIPETGAGEAYTGCAVFDEKNTSGLFASGESGIVALYTRASPTEQAQYLAVSKDQGQTFTEYGHNPVLDIGSNSFRDPQVIFHKPTEQWVMVVAKSRLHQIAFYASTDLIHWVHLSDFGPSGLFGVDYECPNLLEVSVEGGGARWVLFVSVNPGAPLGGSTTQYFIGSFDGSRFTPDDTVIGLTDFAKDAYALQVYSNMPKDEAVSIAWLGNWQYCQELPTRTWRGAMTLPRTMTLKRDFAGWLRLAQQPRGVETLWDRSLAFQPRRLAAGTSVQTAIPDGVALDLSLSATVDERLAGLPPGDKGRTGRFVITFGNEEGEALTIGFDAFSGQLWLDRGTLRGFSQPFFTGEFSTVLNPDDRHFTIRIILDASTIEIFANGGLSVGTALIYPSAPLTFLRLETSGAGAAVDSISLHTLHKTMDRETSI; this is encoded by the coding sequence ATGCCAGATAAAAAACACTCACGGTCAAAACCTGCCAGTCCGGGACGCCGTGCGGCTCTGTCTTCCCTCGTTACTCTTGGCGCGACCGGCTGTCTTGCCGGAATGGCCCATGCTGCCGAAACGACGGGAACGCCCTCTACACCCACAACACCTCTTCCTCCGAAGGCTCCTGATCACACGCATGACGCCGAGCCGAACGCCTCGCACCCCTCCCCGGCCGATCAACCAGGAAGCGCGTTGATGCATCCCGCAACGGAAACGCCTGCCGACACGCTGTATCGTCCCTCGGTCCATTTCAGCCCGACCACAGGCTTCATGAACGATCCGAACGGACTGGTGTTCGATGGCACACGCTATCACCTCTATTACCAGTATGATCCGTTCGCGCCGTATGCGGGTCATGTTCACTGGGGCCACGCCACCAGCGCGGATCTTCTCCACTGGCAGGATCAGCCAATCGCCATTCCCGAGACCGGGGCTGGCGAAGCCTATACGGGTTGCGCTGTCTTCGATGAGAAGAATACATCCGGTCTGTTCGCATCCGGAGAAAGCGGCATTGTCGCGCTCTACACGCGGGCCAGTCCCACCGAACAGGCGCAGTATCTCGCCGTCAGCAAGGATCAGGGACAGACATTCACGGAATACGGGCACAACCCCGTTCTCGATATCGGCAGCAACTCCTTTCGTGATCCGCAGGTGATCTTCCATAAGCCCACAGAGCAGTGGGTCATGGTGGTTGCGAAATCCCGTCTGCACCAGATTGCGTTCTACGCCTCCACAGACCTGATCCACTGGGTCCATCTCAGTGATTTCGGCCCCTCCGGTCTGTTCGGCGTCGATTACGAATGTCCCAACCTGCTTGAAGTGTCTGTCGAAGGTGGTGGCGCACGCTGGGTTCTGTTCGTCTCCGTCAATCCGGGCGCACCGTTGGGCGGCAGCACCACCCAGTATTTCATCGGCAGCTTTGACGGCTCGCGTTTCACACCAGATGACACCGTGATCGGCCTGACGGACTTCGCCAAGGATGCCTACGCGCTTCAGGTCTACAGCAACATGCCGAAAGACGAGGCCGTCTCGATCGCCTGGCTCGGTAACTGGCAATACTGTCAGGAACTGCCGACCCGGACATGGCGCGGGGCTATGACCCTGCCACGCACCATGACTCTGAAACGGGATTTCGCCGGCTGGCTGCGTCTGGCCCAGCAGCCGCGTGGCGTGGAGACCCTGTGGGACAGATCGCTCGCTTTTCAGCCACGCCGACTGGCTGCCGGAACCAGTGTGCAGACCGCCATTCCGGACGGTGTAGCGCTTGATCTGAGCCTGAGCGCGACCGTGGATGAACGTCTCGCCGGATTACCGCCCGGAGACAAGGGACGCACCGGACGATTTGTCATCACGTTCGGCAACGAAGAGGGTGAAGCGCTTACAATAGGATTCGATGCCTTTTCCGGCCAGCTCTGGCTGGATCGCGGCACTCTGCGCGGCTTCTCACAGCCGTTCTTTACCGGGGAGTTCTCGACCGTCCTCAACCCTGATGACCGGCATTTCACCATCCGCATCATTCTCGATGCGAGCACGATCGAAATCTTCGCCAATGGCGGTCTCTCAGTCGGCACAGCCTTGATCTATCCTTCAGCTCCCCTGACTTTTCTTCGTCTTGAAACATCTGGAGCCGGAGCGGCGGTGGACAGCATCAGCCTCCACACACTTCACAAGACCATGGATCGGGAAACGTCGATCTGA
- a CDS encoding lipopolysaccharide biosynthesis protein — translation MDRIFHTPTIAVEAAFRPYGMGKRMNHSHNAVFVRILGNTGILIGSRVVNAVCSFVYVAWTTQTLGLRDFGVMLLVTTFAAMVCDITHLQSWQSLLHYGARYFEQKQFDRFYEVLAFCIRVDFISGLVGAVTGLMGVALLGTSFMGWTPQVQLDAALCMLTIFFMNTGWSTGMLRLCNRFKLVPVYEFLTTCVRTAGTAFGFVYHLGIGYFLLVWSLTQLTMFVSCSCAGVYLVKKQTGGFPSLSRIVFGRINIPDIWPYTIKTSVNQVLESFFAQGATLLIGSRLGASEAAVYKIAGQISNGLAKPAQLMIPTLYPEFIRLRDADDWQGIRIVIFKIFGLILAFSALSIVLAATVGNRLFSYMLHDVWAGQKTILLLLVGRSLLNICLIPLEPFLVMINRISILLRWRIIVMCFYFPLLFVFMQLGGIKGASLEELLASLVMFVVCALPVLRLLNNRVARSQPADQNTLG, via the coding sequence ATGGACCGCATTTTCCATACACCGACAATTGCTGTAGAAGCCGCGTTCAGGCCTTATGGTATGGGAAAACGTATGAACCACAGTCACAATGCTGTTTTTGTTCGTATTTTGGGAAATACCGGCATTCTGATCGGTAGTCGTGTGGTCAACGCCGTATGCAGTTTTGTCTATGTCGCCTGGACGACCCAGACACTGGGCTTGCGAGACTTTGGCGTCATGCTGCTTGTCACCACCTTTGCCGCCATGGTGTGCGACATCACGCACCTGCAATCGTGGCAATCCCTTCTGCATTACGGCGCTCGCTATTTTGAACAAAAGCAGTTTGACCGGTTTTATGAGGTGCTTGCCTTCTGCATCCGTGTGGATTTTATCAGCGGTCTCGTCGGCGCAGTGACCGGACTGATGGGTGTAGCCTTGCTGGGAACCTCCTTTATGGGATGGACTCCGCAAGTTCAGCTAGATGCTGCTTTGTGCATGCTGACCATTTTTTTCATGAACACAGGCTGGTCAACCGGCATGCTACGATTGTGCAATCGTTTCAAACTTGTGCCAGTTTATGAATTTTTAACAACATGTGTACGCACGGCAGGCACAGCTTTCGGCTTTGTCTATCATCTAGGCATTGGCTATTTTCTGCTTGTCTGGTCTCTGACGCAGTTAACCATGTTTGTGTCCTGCAGCTGCGCTGGAGTGTATCTGGTCAAAAAACAAACCGGTGGTTTCCCTTCCCTCTCCCGTATTGTTTTTGGCAGAATAAACATTCCGGACATATGGCCTTACACAATCAAGACAAGTGTGAATCAGGTTCTGGAATCCTTTTTCGCACAAGGCGCCACACTACTGATCGGCAGCAGGCTCGGAGCAAGCGAGGCTGCAGTTTATAAAATTGCCGGGCAGATCAGCAACGGACTGGCCAAACCCGCGCAACTGATGATTCCCACACTTTATCCCGAATTCATTCGCCTGCGTGATGCGGACGACTGGCAGGGCATACGCATCGTTATCTTCAAGATATTTGGACTTATCCTCGCATTTTCAGCACTGTCGATTGTTCTGGCAGCAACAGTCGGCAATCGCCTATTTTCTTACATGTTGCATGATGTCTGGGCTGGTCAGAAAACCATACTTCTGCTGCTTGTTGGCCGCTCCTTACTGAATATCTGCCTGATCCCGCTAGAGCCATTTCTTGTCATGATCAATCGGATTTCTATTCTCCTGCGGTGGCGTATTATCGTGATGTGCTTTTATTTTCCATTGCTTTTTGTCTTCATGCAGCTTGGTGGTATCAAGGGTGCATCGCTGGAGGAGCTTCTGGCCTCATTGGTAATGTTTGTGGTCTGCGCACTCCCCGTCCTGCGCCTGCTCAACAACAGGGTCGCCCGATCACAGCCTGCAGATCAGAACACACTCGGCTGA
- a CDS encoding RidA family protein: MSKILRTEPNQILSKAVEYHGFVFTQGMVARDLTKDAKGQTQDILEQLDALLEEHGTDKTRILQAQIWLKDINDRTALNEVWSAWLPENGAPARACVQAVMADPKMLVEIMLVTTK; this comes from the coding sequence ATGAGCAAGATCCTTCGCACAGAACCAAACCAGATTCTGTCCAAGGCCGTCGAATATCACGGCTTTGTTTTCACACAGGGCATGGTCGCCCGTGATCTCACGAAAGACGCCAAGGGCCAGACACAGGACATCCTTGAGCAGCTTGATGCGCTTCTGGAAGAGCATGGCACGGACAAGACCCGTATCCTGCAGGCCCAGATCTGGCTGAAAGACATCAATGACCGCACAGCGCTGAACGAAGTCTGGAGCGCATGGCTGCCGGAGAACGGTGCTCCGGCCCGCGCCTGCGTGCAGGCTGTCATGGCTGACCCGAAGATGCTCGTTGAGATCATGCTGGTCACCACGAAATAA
- a CDS encoding formyl transferase: MGLRKDIWRIGIVDSPLPAILERGTLEDLPVVWTPPMRSFCFRADPFGLWRDGRLHIFVEDYDHRVRVGSIDVFIYDAAFRLQEQRKALQTPWHLSYPYVFEADEQTWMLPEAHRSGKLTLYRAINFPDQWEEAAVIPLGEDIAVDATPFFYNGLWWLFYTPARRPAAPIGELHLAYAPDISGPWQRHPSNPVRMDNASTRPGGTPCVIDGKVVLPVQDCTHTYGGAIRPLIFDELTPERVRTHAGPAILTPSSYAPYTEGMHTLAAAGNVTLIDVKYTNLSVHGVGLQAWREVKKLVRKMSSPT, from the coding sequence ATGGGACTGCGAAAAGACATCTGGCGTATCGGCATTGTAGACAGTCCCCTGCCTGCGATTCTTGAACGCGGCACGCTTGAGGATCTGCCGGTTGTCTGGACTCCTCCCATGCGCAGCTTCTGCTTTCGCGCAGACCCGTTCGGCTTGTGGCGCGATGGCAGGTTGCATATTTTCGTTGAGGATTATGACCACCGCGTACGCGTGGGTTCCATAGATGTCTTTATCTATGATGCGGCATTTCGCCTTCAAGAGCAGCGTAAGGCGCTCCAGACCCCCTGGCATCTCTCCTACCCTTATGTTTTTGAGGCGGATGAGCAGACATGGATGCTCCCCGAGGCTCATCGTTCAGGCAAACTCACACTGTATCGGGCCATCAACTTTCCCGATCAGTGGGAGGAAGCAGCCGTTATTCCACTTGGAGAAGATATTGCTGTAGACGCAACGCCCTTCTTCTATAACGGGTTGTGGTGGCTGTTCTACACGCCCGCCAGACGTCCGGCGGCCCCGATAGGCGAGCTCCATCTCGCCTATGCGCCAGATATCTCTGGCCCTTGGCAGCGCCATCCGTCCAACCCCGTCAGAATGGACAATGCGAGCACCCGTCCCGGAGGCACCCCCTGCGTGATTGACGGTAAGGTTGTCTTGCCTGTGCAGGACTGCACCCATACCTATGGCGGGGCTATTCGTCCCCTGATCTTTGATGAACTGACCCCGGAGCGGGTGAGGACTCATGCAGGCCCGGCCATTCTGACGCCCTCAAGCTATGCACCCTACACAGAAGGCATGCACACGTTAGCAGCCGCAGGAAACGTGACGCTAATTGACGTCAAATACACAAACCTGTCTGTCCACGGGGTTGGCCTGCAAGCTTGGCGCGAAGTCAAAAAACTGGTCCGCAAGATGTCATCGCCAACTTGA
- a CDS encoding glycosyltransferase — MEHSAGNRLFKIGVILRDFRLGGSERVAIGLANYWSALGFPVTVFVGRNVGEMRNLLRPEIVVHSASIPMTVSEKRLANKTAHVAKQYFRVNPVQACYVPGNSHWPVTRCLAQLPERIRPNLVSQVSSPIFRKTRNRLSQWVYNVRMQFLLRDSDHIVTVSSELAKDTRSVLTDRDIKVIPLPVVWDEYDPAPLPEDDTLNVLAAGRLEPIKGFHILIQAIALVKKQCPAVRLTICGEGPERSRLENLINTLELQDNIVLTGYVSSIRPWLDACRMFVLSSQAESYGAVLVEALAAGRQIVSTRCTPALQDLMLAPWVGEVVPVDDPSGLADAILRLQSQPPPSCEKLAEIVQPFHLAEGGKRYLSLLTSEFKEQLAR; from the coding sequence ATGGAACATTCTGCAGGCAATCGACTTTTTAAGATAGGTGTCATTCTGAGGGATTTTAGGCTCGGCGGGAGCGAACGCGTTGCGATCGGTCTTGCTAATTACTGGTCTGCCCTTGGATTTCCGGTCACGGTATTTGTCGGGCGGAACGTGGGCGAAATGCGGAACTTGCTTCGCCCGGAAATCGTTGTGCATTCAGCATCAATCCCCATGACTGTTTCTGAAAAACGTCTGGCCAATAAAACTGCCCATGTTGCAAAGCAGTATTTTCGGGTCAATCCTGTGCAGGCCTGTTATGTGCCGGGTAACAGCCACTGGCCTGTTACCCGGTGTCTGGCGCAACTGCCAGAGCGGATCAGACCGAACCTTGTCTCACAGGTAAGTTCTCCCATTTTCCGAAAGACACGGAACCGGCTATCGCAGTGGGTATATAATGTACGCATGCAGTTTTTGCTGCGTGATAGCGACCATATTGTCACCGTCAGCTCTGAGCTGGCCAAAGATACACGTTCCGTGCTGACAGACCGAGATATCAAGGTCATTCCCCTGCCCGTTGTGTGGGATGAGTATGATCCTGCACCCTTACCGGAAGATGATACCCTGAACGTTCTGGCGGCAGGCAGGTTGGAGCCGATCAAAGGGTTTCATATACTGATTCAGGCCATCGCCCTTGTAAAAAAACAATGTCCTGCAGTCCGCCTGACCATCTGTGGTGAAGGACCAGAACGATCGAGACTGGAAAACCTGATTAACACTTTGGAGTTGCAAGACAATATAGTGCTGACGGGTTATGTCTCATCTATCCGTCCTTGGTTGGATGCATGCCGCATGTTTGTCTTATCCTCCCAAGCTGAAAGCTATGGCGCTGTTCTGGTAGAGGCTCTAGCTGCAGGGCGGCAGATTGTCAGCACCCGTTGTACCCCGGCGTTACAGGATCTAATGTTAGCTCCATGGGTGGGAGAGGTCGTGCCCGTGGATGACCCGTCTGGTCTGGCGGATGCCATCCTACGCTTGCAAAGTCAGCCACCTCCATCGTGTGAAAAGCTGGCCGAAATCGTACAACCCTTTCATCTGGCAGAAGGTGGAAAACGTTATCTTTCTTTGCTGACATCAGAATTTAAAGAACAATTAGCACGATGA
- a CDS encoding glycosyltransferase family 32 protein, producing MTPDAPPQLSAVYRGEKMPCFRLLASGIESGWLPQVRPALGDALPEGIPQRIAQYWHAPALPEEVQRAVETMKAYNPGFAHHLVCDESARTFIQQHYGEEKARLFDACFHATMRSDFWRLCDLYEYGGIYVDVDTTAHAPLARIAAGADFNCMLTYAVGEPWCINNGFLIATPRNAVIHAILTLMFDNVSRFVRTGQFENVWVETGPGVTTMATMRWLAKQSVDHNISPAASGLIFRPYAAVTEAFNDADMAYKSRPEGNWRGATPSGRTR from the coding sequence TTGACCCCTGATGCCCCGCCCCAACTCTCCGCCGTCTATCGTGGCGAGAAAATGCCCTGTTTCAGGCTGCTGGCATCCGGCATAGAGAGTGGCTGGCTTCCTCAGGTCAGACCGGCACTCGGCGACGCGCTACCGGAAGGCATTCCCCAGCGGATCGCTCAATACTGGCATGCCCCTGCCCTGCCGGAAGAAGTGCAGCGCGCCGTGGAAACCATGAAGGCGTATAATCCGGGCTTTGCACATCATCTGGTCTGCGATGAATCCGCCAGAACCTTCATCCAGCAGCATTACGGAGAGGAAAAAGCGCGCCTGTTCGACGCCTGTTTTCACGCCACGATGCGCTCTGACTTCTGGCGTCTGTGCGATCTTTACGAATACGGCGGCATCTATGTCGATGTGGACACCACAGCGCATGCTCCTCTGGCCCGGATCGCTGCTGGAGCAGATTTCAACTGCATGCTGACCTATGCCGTCGGTGAGCCCTGGTGCATCAACAATGGTTTCCTCATCGCGACACCCAGAAACGCGGTGATACACGCTATCCTGACACTGATGTTCGACAACGTCTCACGCTTTGTCCGCACCGGTCAGTTTGAAAATGTCTGGGTCGAGACGGGGCCCGGTGTCACCACAATGGCGACCATGCGCTGGCTGGCAAAACAGTCTGTCGATCACAACATTTCGCCTGCCGCGAGCGGGCTGATATTCCGACCATATGCCGCCGTCACGGAAGCTTTCAATGACGCGGATATGGCCTACAAATCGCGTCCTGAAGGAAACTGGCGGGGCGCCACCCCCTCCGGCCGAACGCGGTAG
- a CDS encoding 5,10-methylenetetrahydrofolate reductase, whose amino-acid sequence MSRVSIELIPRNAEALTRDIQELRECLPFVDTINIPDIQRFSLRSWDAARMVQRNFSSVIPHIRAIDIDPKGPLPGLDTPGLSEILIIQGDPPADLSRRVYPNTSDSIIRRYAREAPHLKIYAAFDPYRRAPYRELEEVARKRDAGACGFFTQPLFDTRMLDLCREWLRDETVFWGFSPVIGPKSRSYWETTNHIIFPHDFDPTLESNLRFARQAIAEVRAEGDSVYLMPLRIKLSNYLSPLADVMKKIE is encoded by the coding sequence ATGAGTCGCGTCTCCATTGAACTCATTCCTCGCAATGCGGAGGCTCTCACACGGGACATTCAGGAGTTGCGCGAATGTCTGCCCTTCGTCGACACGATCAATATTCCTGATATCCAGCGGTTTTCGCTCCGCAGCTGGGACGCAGCCCGGATGGTGCAGCGTAATTTCAGTTCCGTAATCCCGCATATCCGCGCCATTGATATTGATCCGAAAGGACCGCTGCCTGGCCTGGACACACCAGGTCTGAGCGAAATCCTGATCATTCAGGGCGATCCTCCTGCCGACCTGAGTCGGCGCGTGTATCCCAACACGTCGGATTCAATCATCCGACGTTATGCACGTGAAGCGCCGCATCTGAAAATCTACGCCGCGTTTGACCCCTATCGACGCGCTCCCTATCGGGAACTTGAAGAAGTCGCTCGCAAACGCGATGCAGGTGCCTGTGGATTCTTCACACAGCCTCTCTTTGATACGCGCATGCTTGATCTCTGCCGGGAATGGCTACGGGATGAGACCGTTTTCTGGGGATTTTCCCCCGTGATCGGTCCGAAATCCCGTTCTTATTGGGAAACGACCAATCACATTATCTTCCCGCATGACTTTGACCCTACTCTGGAAAGCAATCTGCGTTTTGCCAGACAGGCGATCGCGGAAGTCCGCGCTGAAGGAGATTCAGTCTATCTGATGCCTCTGAGGATCAAACTATCAAATTACCTCAGCCCACTTGCTGATGTAATGAAGAAAATAGAATAG
- a CDS encoding sarcosine oxidase subunit delta — protein sequence MLLIRCPYCGERAEVEFSNGGEAHIDRPLDPMSLTDEEWAQFLYMRDNPKGLIAERWRHAHGCNRFFNAIRDTRTDRFVVTYEIGQPRPEVTPEQAAEAAR from the coding sequence ATGCTGCTGATCCGCTGCCCGTATTGCGGGGAACGAGCCGAAGTCGAATTTTCAAACGGGGGCGAGGCTCATATCGACCGCCCGCTGGATCCCATGAGCCTGACCGATGAGGAATGGGCTCAGTTTCTCTACATGCGCGACAATCCGAAGGGGCTGATCGCCGAGCGGTGGCGTCATGCCCACGGCTGCAACCGCTTCTTCAACGCCATCCGTGACACACGGACGGACCGTTTCGTTGTCACCTATGAAATCGGACAGCCGCGTCCGGAAGTCACTCCGGAACAGGCTGCGGAGGCTGCACGATGA